A region of Desulfolithobacter dissulfuricans DNA encodes the following proteins:
- a CDS encoding phosphomannose isomerase type II C-terminal cupin domain: MGDITTQEFICQRHTVQITEHRPWGRFTVLADEKDHKVKRIVVLPGQRLSLQRHRHRQEHWLVVSGRAGVTLDDRFLVLGPGESVDIARGAVHRVQNDDQEDLVFIEVQLGDYFGEDDIERLEDDYGRSPR, from the coding sequence ATGGGTGACATCACCACGCAGGAGTTCATCTGTCAGAGACACACTGTCCAGATTACGGAGCACAGGCCCTGGGGAAGGTTCACTGTGCTGGCTGACGAAAAGGATCACAAGGTGAAACGGATCGTCGTTCTGCCCGGTCAGCGGCTTTCCCTCCAGCGCCACCGCCATCGCCAGGAACACTGGCTGGTGGTTTCCGGCCGGGCCGGTGTGACCCTGGATGACCGGTTCCTGGTTCTGGGGCCGGGAGAATCGGTGGATATTGCCCGGGGGGCTGTGCACCGGGTGCAGAACGACGACCAGGAGGACCTGGTCTTTATCGAGGTCCAGCTGGGCGATTATTTTGGTGAAGACGATATCGAACGACTTGAAGACGACTATGGCCGGAGCCCGAGGTAA